The Anopheles merus strain MAF chromosome 2L, AmerM5.1, whole genome shotgun sequence genome has a segment encoding these proteins:
- the LOC121594623 gene encoding BTB/POZ domain-containing protein 10, translating into MELQLQRKQGTAAQQRDSGTAGSSSASSGASSGGGGGGGGASAGNGAISKNDSYDSSHSSSNTEDTTETDDRRRKMMKNRARNNRLMQQQQQQQQQQQNTTDSAKVAAGKKLAENERITLVVDNTTFSVNVSMLTAQPETMLGRMFSTGFEFTHPNERGEYEVAEGISRTVFRAILEYYLSGVVRCPPTVSVQELREACDYLLIPFNANTIRCQNLRGLLHELSNEGASIQFEAFLEQLILPLMVDAARQGHRECHIVVLSEDDIIDWDAEYPPQMGEEDCQTVANTAMYRFFKYIENRDVAKQVLKDRGLKKIRLGIEGYPTYKEKIKRRPSGRMEVIYNYLQRPFIHMSWEKEEAKSRHVDFQCVKSKSVTNLAEATADPALELDSAGNPLPQRHFEISHEPDAEPFMRPDALLDGEEGAIGGLPNGDENGLLGPEEPQ; encoded by the exons aGCGCTGGCAATGGTGCAATCAGCAAAAACGACAGCTACGACAGctcgcacagcagcagcaacacggaGGACACCACCGAGACGGACGATCGCCGTAGGAAAATGATGAAGAACCGGGCCAG GAACAACAGactgatgcagcagcagcagcaacagcagcaacagcagcagaacaCAACGGACAGTGCAAAGGTGGCCGCTGGGAAAAAGCTGGCCGAAAACGAGCGCATCACACTGGTCGTCGACAATACGACCTTCTCGGTGAACGTGTCGATGCTGACGGCCCAGCCCGAAACGATGCTGGGCCGCATGTTCAGCACCGGGTTCGAGTTTACCCACCCGAACGAGCGGGGCGAGTACGAGGTGGCCGAAGGCATCTCGCGCACCGTCTTCCGGGCCATCCTCGAGTACTACCTGTCCGGGGTGGTGCGCTGCCCGCCGACCGTGTCGGTGCAGGAGCTGCGGGAGGCGTGCGACTATCTGCTCATCCCGTTCAACGCCAACACGATCCGGTGCCAGAACCTGCGCGGCCTGCTGCACGAGCTGTCCAACGAGGGGGCGAGCATCCAGTTCGAGGCGTTCCTGGAGCAGCTCATCCTGCCGCTAATGGTGGACGCTGCCCGGCAGGGGCATCGGGAGTGTCACATCGTCGTCCTATCCGAGG ACGATATCATCGACTGGGACGCGGAGTATCCGCCGCAGATGGGCGAGGAAGACTGCCAAACGGTCGCCAACACGGCCATGTACCGGTTCTTCAAGTACATCGAAAACCGGGACGTCGCCAAGCAGGTGCTGAAGGACCGGGGGCTGAAGAAGATCCGGCTCGGCATCGAGGGCTACCCGACGTACAAGGAGAAGATCAAGCGGCGCCCGAGCGGTCGGATGGAGGTGATCTACAACTACCTGCAGCGGCCGTTCATCCACATGTCCTGGGAGAAGGAGGAGGCGAAGAGCCGCCACGTCGACTTCCAGTGCGTCAAGTCGAAATCGGTCACCAACCTGGCGGAGGCGACCGCCGATCCAGCGCTCGAGCTTGATTCGG CTGGGAATCCGCTTCCTCAGCGGCACTTTGAAATATCGCACGAACCAGACGCGGAACCGTTCATGCGGCCCGACGCCCTGCTCGACGGCGAGGAAGGTGCCATCGGTGGCCTGCCGAACGGGGACGAGAACGGGCTGCTCGGCCCAGAGGAACCACAGTAG
- the LOC121593055 gene encoding isovaleryl-CoA dehydrogenase, mitochondrial, translating into MSAIRNLTAAARFLSARLAPSQARSWGGSFVVPARSMQHYPIDEYLFGLTEDQQQLRQTVFNFAQKELAPFAQEIDKQNEFKEMRSFWRKLGEMGVLGVTVKPEYGGLGGSYLDHCIVNEELSRASGSVALSYGAHSNLCVNQIHRHGTDEQKERYLPKLCSGEHIGALAMSEAGSGSDVVSMKLRADKHGDYYVLNGSKFWITNGPVADTYVIYAKTDTSAKPQHGITAFIVERGTAGFTQGPKLDKLGIRGSPTGELIFEDAKVPAGNILGGLNKGVYVLMSGLDLERLVLAAGPVGLMQAACDVAFEYAHSRKQFNTRIGEFQLLQGKMADMYTTMNACRAYLYSVARACDRGQANPKDCAGVILYCAEKATQVALDAIQILGGNGYINDYPTGRIMRDCKLYEIGAGTSEIRRMLIGRALNKEYQ; encoded by the exons ATGTCAGCAATACGCAACCTAACGGCTGCGGCAAGGTTCCTGTCCGCTAGATTGGCCCCGAGCCAAGCCCGATCGTGGGGCGGTTCGTTCGTTGTGCCCGCCCGGTCCATGCAGCACTATCCGATTGATGAGTATCTGTTCGGATTGACGGAAGATCAGCAACAG CTGCGCCAAACCGTGTTCAACTTTGCGCAAAAAGAATTGGCCCCTTTCGCACAGGAGATCGACAAGCAGAATGAATTCAA AGAGATGCGCAGCTTCTGGCGCAAGCTGGGCGAGATGGGAGTGCTCGGCGTGACGGTTAAGCCCGAGTACGGTGGGCTCGGCGGATCGTACCTTGACCACTGCATCGTGAACGAGGAACTGTCGCGTGCGTCCGGCTCGGTCGCCCTGTCCTACGGTGCCCACTCGAACCTGTGCGTCAATCAGATCCATCGGCACGGTACGGACGAGCAGAAGGAGCGCTACCTGCCCAAGCTGTGCAGTGGCGAACACATCGGCGCCCTGGCCATGTCCGAGGCCGGCTCGGGCAGCGATGTCGTGTCGATGAAGCTGCGGGCCGACAAGCACGGCGACTACTACGTGCTGAACGGTAGCAAGTTCTGGATCACCAACGGCCCAGTGGCGGACACGTACGTCATCTACGCGAAGACGGACACGAGCGCGAAGCCGCAGCACGGCATTACCGCGTTCATTGTCGAGCGCGGCACGGCCGGGTTCACCCAGGGCCCGAAGCTGGACAAGCTGGGCATCCGGGGCAGCCCGACCGGTGAGCTGATCTTCGAGGACGCGAAAGTGCCGGCCGGCAACATTCTCGGCGGGCTGAACAAGGGCGTTTACGTGCTGATGTCGGGGTTGGATCTGGAGCGGCTCGTGCTGGCCGCCGGTCCGGTCGGGCTGATGCAGGCGGCCTGCGACGTGGCGTTCGAGTATGCGCACTCGCGCAAGCAGTTTAACACGCGCATCGGCGAGTTTCAGCTGCTGCAGGGCAAGATGGCCGACATGTACACGACGATGAACGCGTGCCGGGCGTATCTGTACTCGGTGGCGCGGGCCTGCGACCGCGGCCAGGCCAATCCGAAGGACTGCGCGGGCGTCATCCTGTACTGTGCCGAGAAGGCGACGCAGGTCGCGCTCGACGCGATCCAGATCCTCGGCGGCAACGGGTACATCAACGACTATCCGACCGGGCGGATCATGCGCGACTGCAAGCTGTACGAGATCGGCGCTGGTACGTCCGAAATTAGGCGCATGCTGATCGGGCGCGCCCTAAACAAGGAGTACCAGTGA
- the LOC121594622 gene encoding glycerol kinase, which translates to MSTTGGMKKFGDLVGSIDEGTSSARFLLFRAETAEVVCFHQKELRLICPQEGWVEQDPHEILSVVYECIERTLEKLVELGGNPQTDIVAIGVTNQRETTIVWDRTTGEPLYNAIVWQDMRTSSTVDQLLETVPNKTKNKNYLKPLCGLPLSPYFSAVKLRWLLDNVPKVKAAVRGGSCLFGTVDTWLIWNLTGGPDGGAHVTDVSNASRTMLMNIETLKYDKALMKFFDVPLEILPTIRSSSEVYGLIKFRPLQHIPLAGCLGDQQSALVGQECLTRGRAKATYGTGCFLLYNTGTAVIDSYHGLISTVAYQMGPDALPVYALEGSVAVAGAALGWLRDNLNLIGGASESESAALEVENNGDVYFVPAFSGLYAPYWDPEARGVICGITEDTQRGHIVRAALEAVCFQVRDILDAMNNDSGTPLQKLKVDGGMTANATMMQWQADLIGLDVLKPKFVETTALGAAMVAGRAVGKWDIENVSVESDSTVFKPQISENERDVRYKRWKMAIERAVGWDKCL; encoded by the exons ATGAGCACCACCGGCGGGATGAAGAAATTTGGCGACCTCGTTGGCTCGATCGATGAGGGCACCAGCTCGGCCCGGTTTCTGCTGTTCCGGGCGGAGACGGCCGAGGTGGTGTGCTTCCACCAGAAGGAGCTGCGCCTGATCTGCCCCCAGGAGGGTTGGGTCGAGCAGGATCCGCACGAAATCCTGAGTGTCGTGTACGAGTGCATCGAGCGCACGCTGGAAAAGCTGGTCGAGCTGGGCGGCAATCCGCAGACCGACATCGTGGCGATCGGTGTGACGAACCAGCGCGAGACGACGATCGTGTGGGACCGCACGACCGGCGAACCGCTGTACAATGCGATCGTTTGGCAGGACATGCGCACGTCCTCGACGGTGGACCAGCTGCTCGAGACGGTACCGAACAAGACGAAGAACAAAAACTACCTCAAACCGCTGTGCGGGCTGCCGCTGTCGCCGTACTTCTCGGCCGTCAAGCTGCGCTGGCTGCTCGACAACGTGCCGAAGGTGAAGGCGGCGGTCCGCGGCGGCAGCTGCCTGTTCGGCACAGTCGACACGTGGCTGATCTGGAACCTGACCGGCGGTCCGGACGGGGGCGCCCACGTCACGGACGTGTCGAACGCGTCCCGCACCATGCTGATGAACATCGAGACACTGAAGTACGATAAGGCGCTGATGAAATTCTTCGACGTGCCGCTGGAAATACTGCCCACCATCCGGTCCAGCTCGGAGGTGTACGGGCTGATCAAGTTTCGGCCGCTGCAGCACATCCCGCTGGCCGGCTGCCTGGGTGACCAGCAGTCGGCACTGGTCGGGCAGGAGTGTTTGACGCGCGGACGGGCCAAAGCAACGTACGGGACGGGATGCTTTTTGCTGTACAACACCGGGACGGCGGTGATCGACTCGTACCACGGGCTGATCTCGACCGTCGCCTACCAGATGGGACCGGACGCACTGCCCGTGTACGCGCTGGAGGGTTCGGTCGCGGTGGCCGGTGCCGCCCTCGGCTGGTTGCGCGACAATCTGAACCTGATCGGGGGCGCCTCCGAGTCGGAATCGGCCGCACTGGAGGTGGAGAACAATGGGGACGTGTACTTTGTGCCGGCGTTCAGTGGGCTGTACGCACCGTACTGGGATCCGGAGGCGCGCGGTGTCATCTGCGGCATCACGGAGGACACGCAGCGGGGGCACATCGTGCGGGCGGCACTGGAGGCGGTCTGCTTTCAGGTGCGCGACATACTGGACGCGATGAACAATGACAGCGGCACGCCGCTGCAGAAGCTCAAGGTGGACGGTGGCATGACGGCGAACGCGACCATGATGCAGTGGCAGGCGGACCTGATCGGGCTGGACGTGTTGAAGCCCAAGTTTGTCGAAACGACGGCACTG GGTGCTGCCATGGTAGCGGGACGTGCGGTTGGCAAGTGGGACATCGAGAACGTGAGCGTGGAAAGCGACAGTACCGTGTTTAAGCCACAAATCAGCGAAAACGAGCGGGACGTCCGGTACAAGCGGTGGAAGATGGCCATCGAACGGGCGGTCGGTTGGGACAAGTGTCTGTGA
- the LOC121593056 gene encoding uncharacterized protein LOC121593056: MNGNMTVKCEPISEEAELFNSLVAAGDDGQPLPQQDLRFLCLYRLKVTQETVELLEAQKIDVECLRKMRIEDVDVLFEGKPLGSKILFREAFLEWRDEIGLPCQSIKSIGDRKRYSEPSPASSSSFDLLGGTPLKQQLLTSPNWDECLPPAVQLFGERDANGQRDGAAPVSYRSFQWPMTPGTLKDVLSSSPIGQPILARGCLGSLSKSLQYQLAAIIIDYHMEFETKITTPQLENYAYCITTLFPHENAQTYHIPRGPNRRNPGGSLYSRFINQKISKKALAIGSTMATT; this comes from the exons ATGAACGGCAACATGACGGTGAAATGTGAACCAATCAGCGAAGAGGCGGAACTGTTCAACAGCCTTGTCGCGGCCGGCGACGATGGACAGCCGCTGCCCCAGCAAGACCTTCGGTTTCTCTGCCTGTACAGACTGAAAGTTACCCAAGAGACGGTGGAATTGCTGGAAG CGCAAAAGATTGACGTCGAGTGTTTGCGCAAAATGCGCATCGAGGACGTGGACGTCCTGTTCGAGGGGAAGCCGCTCGGGTCGAAGATTTTGTTTCGCGAAGCATTCCTCGAGTGGCGCGACGAGATTGGGCTGCCGTGCCAAAGCATTAAATCGATAGGCGACCGCAAACGGTACAGTGAGCCGTCGccggcgtcgtcgtcgtcgttcgaTCTGCTGGGCGGAACCCCACTGAAACAGCAGCTGCTCACCTCACCGAACTGGGACGAATGCCTGCCGCCGGCGGTACAGCTGTTTGGGGAGCGGGATGCGAACGGTCAGCGTGATGGTGCGGCCCCCGTGTCCTACCGCTCGTTTCAGTGGCCAATGACGCCGGGCACGCTAAAGGACGTGCTGAGCAGTAGCCCGATCGGGCAGCCGATCCTTGCGCGCGGATGTTTGGGCAGCTTGAGCAAATCGCTGCAGTATCAGCTGGCCGCCATCATTATAGATTATCATATGGAGTTCGAGACGAAGATTACCACCCCGCAGCTGGAGAACTACGCGTACTGCATTACGACGCTGTTTCCACACGAAAATGCG CAAACGTATCACATTCCTCGTGGTCCCAACAGGCGAAATCCGGGCGGTTCGCTGTACTCTCGATTTATCAATCAAAAGATAAGCAAAAAAGCACTCGCCATCGGAAGCACGATGGCTACAACTTAA